A window from Caulobacter sp. X encodes these proteins:
- a CDS encoding copper resistance protein B: MLADLPPADQHEHHQAADPHAGHQMPMTAAPAAEAKPPPIPTDHAAERFYSPAAMAAARAQLAKEHGGGTAWTVRADVLEHRAMKGGDGQAFEGEAWWGGDASRWVVKARGERKAGEGWERGEAEALKAWPIGPYFDLQAGVRYDLAPKGRSYATLGFEGLAPYWFEVQGAAYLSDKGDVSARAEASYDLRLTQKLILQPRVEGDLAEAGAARLEGGLRLRYEITREFAPYVGVVRERAFGPAVVAGERAGSTAVVIGVRAWR; encoded by the coding sequence TGGCCGATCTTCCGCCCGCCGATCAGCACGAGCACCATCAGGCCGCCGATCCGCACGCTGGTCATCAGATGCCGATGACCGCAGCGCCCGCCGCCGAGGCCAAGCCGCCGCCGATCCCGACCGACCACGCGGCCGAGCGCTTCTACAGCCCCGCGGCGATGGCCGCCGCGCGCGCACAGCTGGCGAAGGAGCACGGCGGCGGGACCGCCTGGACCGTCCGCGCCGACGTGCTGGAGCACCGCGCCATGAAGGGCGGCGACGGCCAGGCCTTCGAGGGCGAGGCTTGGTGGGGCGGCGACGCCTCGCGCTGGGTGGTCAAGGCGCGCGGCGAGCGCAAGGCCGGCGAGGGCTGGGAGCGCGGCGAGGCCGAGGCGCTGAAGGCCTGGCCCATCGGCCCATACTTCGATCTGCAAGCCGGTGTTCGCTACGACCTGGCGCCGAAGGGACGTTCGTATGCGACGCTCGGCTTCGAGGGCCTCGCGCCTTACTGGTTCGAGGTCCAGGGCGCGGCCTATCTGTCGGACAAGGGCGACGTCTCGGCGCGGGCCGAGGCCTCCTACGACCTGCGGCTGACCCAGAAGCTGATCCTGCAGCCCCGCGTCGAAGGCGACCTCGCCGAGGCCGGCGCCGCGCGGCTCGAGGGCGGCCTGCGCCTGCGCTACGAGATCACCCGCGAGTTCGCGCCCTATGTCGGCGTCGTGCGCGAGCGGGCGTTCGGACCGGCCGTCGTCGCCGGCGAGCGCGCGGGGAGCACGGCGGTGGTGATCGGCGTCCGGGCCTGGCGCTGA